The following nucleotide sequence is from Gymnodinialimonas phycosphaerae.
CCCCGATGACAAGCTGCGAAAACAACATGGCGCGGGGGCGCGCCACGTCCGCCATCCAACGGCTCATCACGAGGTAGCAGCCATAGAAAATCCCCGCGAGGGCCGCAAACGCCATGCCCGGCGTCATGCCAAAGCCCGGTTTGACCACCAGAAGGACGCCTATGAACCCGAGACAGATCAGGCCGAAGCGTGAGGCCGAAAACGGTTCGCGCAAAAGCCACACGGACAGGAGCCATGAAAGTATGGGCCCACCGAAAAACGCGGCGAAGACGTTGGCGATGGGCTCGGTGCTGAGCGCCGTCAGGATCGACGTGATCCCCCCAACCAGCATGAAGCCACGCAGCCAGATGCGCCAATCGGTGAACAGGCGGGCTAAAACGAGTCGCAAAACGAAAGGCGCGACCATCAAAGCGCCGAGGGCAAATCGGCTCCAGGCGACGAACACGGGCGCGATCCCCTGGCCGCCGTCTGACAAATCCGCCGTCAAAAGCTTGCCCGCCGTATCCCCGGCAGGGATCAGGGCCATGGCCACCAGCATAAGAGGCAACGCGCGCAGGAAATTCTTGTCCATTGCCCTCTCGCCTATCGCGCTTCACCAGGAAGGGAAACCCTGCACCAGGAAGCACAAAAACGTGTCGCGACGGGGGGTTGAGGGTGGCCACCGCTACAAGGTAATCTCGGCCAAGCTGCCAAATGATATGAACCAATGATTTCCAGACGGATTTTCCTGAGCGGGCTTCTTGCAAGCACCGCGCCCGCGGCTTGGGCTGCGGCGCCCGAACGGTCGTTGCGCCCGTTGGTGCGGCCATCGGATTTCCTGCTGCGCACGATCCCGGAAGCCGCCGACATCCTGCGCGAAGCGGATCTTGGAGGGCGTATCGGCTTCGCCGTCGCCGATGCTGCCACGGGTGAGATGCTGGAGGTGGTGAACCCCCTCTATCCCCTGCCGCCGGCCTCGGTCGCCAAGGCGATCAGCTGCGCCTACGCGCTGGACCGCCTGGGGCCGAATTTCCGCTTCCGCACCCGGCTGGTGTCAAGCGGGGTCCTCGCCGACGGAAGGTTGGACGGAGACCTGTGGTTGGTCGGATCAGGCGACCCGCTGTTCGACACCGATGCGCTTGCAGGTCTGGCCGATGAAATAGTCAACATGGGCCTGCGCGAAGTCACGGGGCGATTCATGGTCGCGACGGGCGCGCTGCCCGAGATTTGGCAGATTGATCCCAGCCAGCTACCCCATGTTGGGTACAATCCGTCGATCTCGGCGCTGAACCTCAACTTCAACCGGGTCCATTTCGAGTGGGAACGGGTGGGCGAGGACTACACAATTTCGATGGACGCGCGCTCGGCTTCCTTGCGCCCTGCCGTTCAGGTAGCGCGCATGCGCGTGGAAGAGCGGACGACCCCTGTCTACACCTACTCGGACGCCGACAGCCACGATGCGTGGACCGTCGCACGGGGGGCACTGGGTGATGCCGGGTCGCGCTGGTTGCCTGTGCGACGCCCGGCTGCGTACATGGCCGAGGTTTTCCAGACCTTGATGGCCGACCATGGAGTGAGCCTGCCCGCGCCGAGCTATGCGTTGGCCGCCCCAGAAACGGCGTTGGTTCTGGCGGAACATGTGTCGGAACCACTTGATGAGATCCTGCGCGGAATGATGCGGTGGTCGACGAACCTGACGGCGGAGGTCGTGGGCCTGATGGCCACTCAAGCCGGAGGTCAACAAGCCACCAGCCTGACCGAATCAGGGGCCGCGATGACCGAATGGATGCGAGAGACCCTGGGCGCGCGGAACGCGACGTTCGTGGATCACTCGGGCCTCGGCGTCGGCAGTCGGATCCGGCCGCAGGACATGACCCACGCGCTTGTCGCGGCAGGGCCAGACGGACTGCTGCGCGACTTGATGAAAGACATCCCGATGCGCGACGACGCAGGCAATGTGATCGAGGGCCATCCGATCGAGGTCGTGGCCAAGACGGGCACGCTGAACTTCGTTTCGACCTTGGCAGGGTTCGCGCGCACGCCATCCGGGCGCGATCTGGCCTTCACCATCTTCAGCGCCGATCTGGATCGTCGTGACGCGATCCCCGAGGATCAGCGCGAGCGCCCCGTCGGCTCTCGCACCTACAACCGGGCTGCCAAGCGCATGCAGCAAGCCCTGATCGAGCGTTGGGGGGCAGTCTACGCGTAGGCCGCAGGACAAATCCTGCCGTTCGGGCGCAGGGTCTTGACCGCAGATCAGCGGTGCCGGTGAAAAAGGGCGAAGATCCGGGAATGCCTGGCGAAAGGTTCAACCTGCTCATCTGACGGGGCAGCCGTCGCGGTCGCCATGATCCAGCGGATCAGCACGAACGACAGCAGCCCGAACACCACGCCGCCGACCGCCTGCCCGATCAGCACGCCTTCTGCCCCTAACCAGGCCGAGAAGATCAGGACCGGCACGATCGTCCCGATCGTATGCCGCCCCCAGTTCACCCACGTGGACGTGTAGGGATAGCCGATATTATTGAAGCTGGCGTTCGACACGAAGATCATCCCGTTGAAGAAGAACGCCAGCGCAAGGGGGCCACAGAACAGGAACAGCAACGCACGGGCATCGCCCGTGGCGTTGAAAAGCGCCGCGATAGGCTCGCGCAGGAAGAAGAGGACAGCGCTGACGAGGATCACAACGATCAAGGTGAACAACATCGCCTCGTAGTACGTGCGGATGACGCGGTCCTGTTTTCCCGCCCCGAAGTTCTGGCCGACGATGGGGCCCACGGCCCCCGACAGCGCGAAGAGTATGCCGAAGGCCACGGGTGTCAGGCGACCGATGATGGCCATGCCTGCGACGGCTTCCTCGCCGTATTGCGCCATGGAGCGGGTCACAAAGGCCTGACCCACGGGGGTTGCCAACTGCGTGAGGATTGCGGGCGCGGCAAGTGCCAGGATCGGAGAGAGGTCGAGCCGCAGGTCCGGGAGGGAGGGTTTGGCAAGGCCGCCGTGGTGGCGGAAGATCGGGATCAGGGCGACAGCGGCAATGGCGATGCGCGCGCAGACCGAGGCGACGGCGGCACCGGTCAGTTCCAGATTGAGGCCAAAGATCAGGATCGGGTCGAGCACAGCATTCACCAAGCCGCCGATGATCGTGGCCATCATGGCCCGGCGTGCATCGCCATGGGCGCGCAGGATCGCGCCGCCGACCATGCCGACCAGCAGAAGCGGCAGCGAGGGGATGATGATCCGCAGGTAAGCCACCGCGAGGTCTTGCGTGGCATCGCTGGCGCCCAGAAGGGCCACAAGAGCAGGCAGGTTCAGCCAGACGATGGCCGCGAAGACACTACCGAACAGCACGCCATATAGCAGCGTCGTGCCCGCACGGCGGCGGGCCAGGGCTTCATCCCCGGCCCCCAAGGCCCGCGCCACCAGGGCGCCGCCCGCGATCGCCATGCCGATCCCGAAAGACGAGGTGAAGAACAGGATCGCTCCCGCATAACCAATGGCCGCTGCCAGTTCCTCTTTTCCCAACATCGAGATGAAGATCATGTCGATGAAGTCGACAAGGAACACGGCCATGAGGCCCACGGAAGACGTGAGCGACATGACGGTTATGTGTTTGAAGAGAGAGCCTTCGAGGAAGACAGCTTGTGACTGGGCCATAGTCCAGCGTGGCACGGCGCGCGGTCCGGCGCCAGTGGGGCGTTAAGGGATGGGCGTTACCGGATCTGGCAGACGGACATCTCATTGGCGATCGTCGTCCACCAATGGCCGGTCCAAGTGGCCCCTTGAGAGGCGGTGATGGCCGGGCAGACCTGTTCAGCATGGCCCTGGTTCCAGGTCGGACCGGCTTCAACCGATTGTTGGGCCGTGGCGGACAGGGGCGCAAGGAGGGCGGCGACGATAAGAAGGGACAGGCGTTTCATGGTGTGGGCTCCGAGTGGGTTGGTGTGTTTGATGAGCCCAAACTAGCCGATCGCCCCGCGTCAATCGCTGGGGCGAATGCCCCATTCGTGAAACGCCCGTTTTGTCCCCTTCAGAGGCTGGGTTTGACCTGCATCAGGCGCATGACGTCGGCCATCTCTGGCCCCTTTTCGCGCCCCGTCACGGCCCTGCGCAACGGCATGAACAGGCCCCTGCCCTTGCGCCCGGTGGCCTCTTTCACAGCCGTGGTCCAAGCCGCCCAGGTCGTCTCGTCGTAAGGCAGATCGGGGAGCATCGCGAAAGCCTCGGCCACGAAGTCCGCATCCTCATCCGCTATCAGCGGGGTCGCCCCGTCACGCAGCAAGGCCCACCAATCAGCCGTCTCGGCGCGCGTGCCGATGTTGGCGCGGGCGACGTCCCAGAAGGCCGGCGCAATCTCGGCCGGGACGCCCAAGGCGGCGACCTCATTGGCGACGTCTTCATACGGCGTTTCGTGCAGCACGCTGGCGGTCAGGGGCCAGAGGTCCTCGACATCGAACTTGGTGGGGGCAGAGCCGAAGTGGTTCAGGTCGAAGCCCTCGGCCAATTCCTCGACCGATCCCACCAGTTCCACCGGTTGAGACGATCCGATCCGCGCCATGTGCGACAGAAGTGCCATCGGCTCCATTCCCGCCGCGCGCAGGTCGCGCAGCGCCAACGTTCCCAGTCGTTTGGACAGCGCCTCGCCCTGGGGCCCGGTCAGCAACGAGTGGTGCGCGAAGGACGGTGCAGAATGACCCAAGGCGTCCATGATCTGGATCTGGGTTGCCGTGTTGGTCACATGGTCCGAGCCGCGCACCACGTGGGTTACGCCCATATCCGTGTCATCCACCACCGAGGCAATCGTATAGAGCACTTGGCCGTCGGCACGGATCAGGACCGGGTCGGAAACGGAGGCCGCATCAATCGACAGATCCCCGAGGATACCGTCGGTCCATTCAATCCGCTCATGATGCAGCTTGAAGCGCCAGACGCCGTTGCCCCGCTCGGCCTTCAACGCGGCCTTCTGATCCTCGGACAGCGCCAAGGCCGCGCGGTCATAGACAGGCGGCAGATGCATGTTGAGTTGCTTCTTGCGCTTGAGGTCCAGCTCGGTCGGGGTCTCCCACGCCTCATAGAACCGCCCCTTGGCGCGGAGTTCATCGGCGGCGGCGGCGTAGCGGTCAAACCGGGCAGACTGACGCTCGATCCGATCCCATGTCAGGCCGAGCCACTCCAGGTCTTCCTGGATCGCGTCAGCGTATTCCTGGGTCGAGCGCTCCGGGTCCGTATCGTCGAGGCGCAGGATGAACTGCCCGCCCGCCTTCTTGGCGATCAGGAAGTTGAACAGCGCAGTGCGCAGGTTGCCGACGTGCAGGAAACCAGTTGGCGACGGGGCGAAGCGGGTGACGACAGACATGTGCAGGACCTTTCAGGGAATGCGCGCCTTCCTCTTTCATGTGCGTCGCGTTTTGTCCATATCGGGGGCATGAACGCTGACCAAACAGCCCCTGATCTGGCCTTGATCGAAGCCCTCGCCCATGCGGCCCGCGATACCCTGGGGGAGCCTTGGGCCGGCCCTGCCCGCGACGTGGTGATCCGGGTTGAGGACATGGCGGAGCCCGAGATGCTCAGCGGTCTTGGCATTGAGGACCCGTTCGAGCTGACTGGCCTTTATGACGGCATCCCGATGACCCAGAAATCAGTGATGGATATGCCCGAGGGGCCGGACACGATCTGGCTGTTTCGCCGCGCGATCCTGGATGAGTGGGTGGATCGGGGTAACGTGACCCTCGCGGAACTGGTCACCCACGTGCTGGTGCACGAGTTCGCCCATCATTTCGGGTGGTCCGACGAAGATATCGCCGCTGTCGATCAATGGTGGGACTAGTCCTTTACGTGTCGCCCGCCCGCCGCAACGTTCTGTTAACGCAACTCGCGATAGACTGCGGTTCGGGGCAATGTTGAACAGCAGCGAGCACGTCGATGATCCAATGCAGCCAATCGGACCGCGCGATGGAGCGGCTTATCAGGTGGACGGACGGCATCGCACTGCCGATGTTCGTGCTGGTGCTGTTGCCTGACGACAGGCTGGAATACGTCCACGCCAATGCCGCCTTTGCTCAGATGACCGATTTACCCCAGACCCTCTTCCCCGGTCGCATCGCCGCAGAGATCTTTCCCGCCCGCCTTGCGGAACGTCTGGAGGCCAACTATCGCCGATGCCTGCGAACGGAAACGCCCTATTCCTATGAGGAATGCCTGATGCTGGAGGGGCGGGATACCTGGTGGCAAACAAGCTTGTGCAAGCCTGCGGGCTTCGACGGCACCGTTGTTCTGGGGGTGACCTCGTCGATCACGGAAGCCAAGGAACGCGAATTCGCCGCCGCCCATTCCCTCGCGGAGCTGACAGAACGGTTCGATGAATTGCGTCTGTTTTCAACCATGGCCGCCCACGACGCCCGCAGCCCGCTGGCCACGGTTTCCAGCCTTATCGATCTTGTCCTCGAAGACTTCGACGACTTGGGCGACGGCAAGGGGGAGTTGTTGCAACTAGCGTCGAATACCGTCAGCGAGGCCTTGGCGCAGATCTCTTCAACCCTGGAGCGGGCGCGGTCCCTTGGGGCAGGCGAAGACGTGCGCACGGTGGTTGATCTGGGTCGTCTGTGCGGTGACATCGCAGCGATGGTGGACCCGGAAATGAACCTGGCGATCGAAGTCCCGTAAACCCATGTCGAATGCGACAAGGTGATGGTGCAGATGGGGGTGCGCAACCTGATGTCGAACGCGGCACGGTTTTGCGAGCATCACATCACCGTACGGGTTTGCGAGGGTCGCTCGCGCGACATGTTGATGATCGAAGTTGCTGATGATGGCCCTGGTCTGCCCGACGGCATGACCCTGCAGGACCTTACCCGAAAGGGAGAGGCCCGCGACGGCGTTCATGGCTTCGGGTTGAGCGCGATCGCGAAGCTGGTCAACAGCCGGGGTGGCGCGTTCGAGGTTGTGCCCCCCGAAGCGGACAACGAATTGCCTGGCGACATGTCCGGCGCGAGGTTTCGGATTGTCCTGCCTGGAAGAATTCTCAGCGAAGGGACCGGCAGGTCGCCGCCCAAGGCCGCGACGCAGACCAACACGGCACCGGTTCCAACCCATTGAAAGGATGGGCCGATCGCTCAGGCGTTCGAGAAGGCGGCAGACCACCAGTGCTGCGGCCTCAATCCGGGTGAACGGGCCAAATCGCGTCAAGATCGCGAAGCCCCGCGCGGATGATCATTTCCAACACGTCCAGGTCGATATCCGCCAGTTTGTTCACATAAAGACACGAAACCGCCTTCTTGTGCTTGCCCAACCGCCCCAGCATCTCGCCGTAGTCTGCGTAACCGGGCATGATATGGATCGACAGGTTCGCCTTGCGCGGGCTGAACCCTGTCGCCAGAAAAGAGCCTTCCCGCCCTGATTTGTAGGTGTAATCATATCGCCCATAGCCAACCAGCGAAGGCCCCCACATACGCGGCTTGAAGCCGCTCACCCGCTGAAACAAGGCGTCCAATGCCAGCCCGTCGGCGCGACGGGTGGGGTGTTCCACGGCCTCTAGAAACGCGGTCACGTCCGCATCGGTGGCTTGGGTCTTGTTGTGCGCTTGCGACATGGGCGTGCCTTTCATCCGGGTGGGCGACGGACGGAGGATAGCAAATCAAGCGCGATTTCGAAATCGGGGCGGCTTTCGGCTTGTCGTTGCGCGATCAACGCCAAAGGTGCCTGCGCATTCCGCATGGCGCGCAGTTCATGAACTGGGCCGCCGGAACCTGAGCCGCCGAGGTTCTGGATCGTATAGCGGATGTCACCGCGACGATTGGGGAACCATTGGCGGTGCAGGCGAAAATCCGCGGTCACGCGCAGGGTCATCGTCAGAGGGTTCCGCACGGCCTCGGTCTGCGTGACATGAAGGGCGTCGTCGCGCATCTCTGCGTGAAACCCCGGCGGCACAAGCGCCACCAGATGGTCTTGAAACGCCACCCAGGTCTCGGCACGGGCCGGGCACGCCATGGAAATCGCGCCGATCATCACGGCGCGACGGGTCAAAGTGGTGCGCGACATGGGCGGAGCCTAGTGCCAAAGCCACGCCCCGCCAAGCGCTATACCTTGGCGCCCTGGTCCAGCTTCTCCAGGAATGCCTTGGCGCTGGTGAGGGTTTCGTCGCGTTTGCCCTCATCCATCCGCGCCCATGTCCGATACATCTGCGCCATGCGGGGGTTGTTGGAGAACCGATCTTCGTGGCGGATGAGGAAATTCCAGTAGAGCGCGTTGAACGGACACGCGCCCTCGCCCGTCTTCTCCTTCACCGAGTAGCGGCAGGATTTGCAATAGTCCGACATCTTGTTGATGTAGTTGCCGCCCGACACGTAGGGTTTGGAGCCCACGACGCCGCCATCGGCAAACTGGCTCATGCCGATGACATTGGGCGCCTCCACCCATTCATAGGCGTCGGCGTAGACGGCCAGGTACCATTCGTGGACCTGATGCGGGTCGATGCCCGCCAGAAGGGCGAAGTTGCCCGTGACCATCAGGCGCTGGATGTGGTGGGCGTAGGCCTCTTCCTTCGTCTGGGTGATCGCCTCGGACAGACACAGCATGTCGGTGTTGCCGGACCAGTAGAAACCGGGCAGGTCGCGGGTGTGATCAAGGGCATTGCGCGACATGTAGTCGGGACCTTCAAGGAAGTAGATCCCGCGCATGTATTCGCGCCAGCCGATGATTTGGCGGATGAAGCCTTCCACGGCGTTCAGCGGCGCGTGGCCATCGCGGTAGGCGTTTTCGGCGGCCTCGCATACCTCACGCCAGCCCAGTAGACCTGCGTTGAGGTACATCGAGATGATGGAATGATAGAGGAACCGTTCGCCTTTCATCATCGCGTCCTGAAAATCGCCAAAGCGCGGTAGCGCCGTCTTGACCCAATGGGTCAGCGCGCGGCGGGCCTGGCCCGTGTCGGTGGCGAACCAGAACGGTTTCAGGTCCCCGAAGTTGTTATCGAAGCGGCTTCCCACAAGGTCCAGAACTTCCTCCACGGTCTCGTCCGGCGTGAAATGCATCGGCGCGGCGTCCACGCTACCAGGCGGCGGCTTGCGATTGTCGTGATCATAGTTCCACTTGCCGCCCTCGGGCTTGTCGCCATCCATCAGAAGGCCCGTCTTGCGGCGCATCTCGCGGTAGAACCATTCCATGCGCAGTTCCTTCCGGCCCTCGGCCCAATCCTCGAAGTCAGCGTGCGAACATAGAAAACGGTCATCGGGGAACTGATGGACGGGAATGGGCATCTCTTCCAGCGCGGCGATCAGGCGGAATTCGCCGGGCTCTGTGGCCAGCACCTCATCCGTAGATGCGTCGTCGCAGGCGCGCAGGATCTCACCGGGGATGGAGCCCGCGTTGTCGGGGTCATCCAGCTTTGTGTAGCGGACCTGCCAGCCGTCCGCGCGCAGGGCCTCCGCGTATTTGCGCATGGCCGCAAAAAGGAAGGCGATTTTCTTGGGGTGATGCGGGACATAATCGGTTTCCGAGGCGACTTCGGCCATCAACACGATGTCGCGGGATTTGTCGGCCTCGCGCAGGGCGGCGATATCGGGGGAGAGTTGATCGCCCAGGATCAGGATCAGGCGCGGCTTCACCACGGGATCTCGGCGCCGGAGTAGTCGACGAATGTGCCGGTCGCCTCCAGACGCTCCATCACGTCGCAGAGCATTTTCGCGGTGTCTTGCGCTGGCACGGTCTTATTTTTCGCCGCATAATCCGCCGTGAAAGGTGTGGCGACCGTGCCGGGATGCATGGCGGTGACTAGGGCGTCGCGGTGGGTGCGCGAGAGTTCGATGGCAGCGCCCCGGATCAACATGTTGGCCGCCGCCTTGGAAGCCCGGTAGCTGTGCCAACCGCCGATCTTGTTGTCGGTGATGGAGCCGACACGGGCGGTCAGGATCGCCGCGACGGAGCGGCCTTTCTTCGGAAGCAGGCGCGGAAGGTGGCGCAGGATATTGGCCGTGCCCATGGTGTTGACGGCGAAGACATCAGCCATGGTGTGGGCGTCGATGGCGGAAAGCTGCTTTTCGGGGGCAGCACCATCCGGTGCGAGGATCCCGGTGGCGACAAAGACGGTCTGGAACGGCCCCTCCAACGCGCCGAGCACGCGGTCAACACTCGCGGCATCCGTCACATCAAGCCCATCCTCAGACCGCGACACGGTCGTGACGTTGCCGCCCCGCGCCCGCATTTCGGCCACCATCGCCTGCCCGATCCCGCCGGACGCGCCTATTACCAATGCATCAATCATGTACCCCGACGTAGACGCGTCAGCGCAACGGTCAACTGCCCTGCCCTTTATTTGGGGTTTTCAAGGCCGTGAGGATCGGTATTGTCTGCGCCCATGACGAAGCGTTCTCATATCACGCCTGCTGCTTTTGCGGCCCTTGGACTGCGCCTCCTTAGTCGCCTCTGAGCGTGCCTTTTGGCGCGAACGCTCAGGGGAGAGAACGCGCCGGAGACCTCAGAAACCAAGGAACATGATATGACTACCGACACCCGAGTATTGATTTTCGACACCACCCTGCGCGATGGCGAGCAGTCGCCGGGCGCGACGATGAGCCACGACGAGAAACTGGAAATCGCCGGGCTTCTGGATGAGATGGGCGTCGATATCATCGAGGCCGGCTTTCCGATTGCCTCCGAAGGCGATTTCAATGCGGTCCGCGAGATCGCCAAAAACTCGGTGAATTCGACGATTTGCGGGCTGGCGCGCGCCAATTTCAAGGACATCGACCGGGCTTGGGACGCGGTGAAGCATGCAAAATCGCCGCGCATCCACACGTTCATCGGCACCTCACCTCAGCACCGGGCGATCCCGAACCTGACAATGGACGAGATGGCTGACAAGATCCACGAAACGGTCACTCATGCCCGCAACCTCTGCGACAACGTGCAATGGTCACCGATGGATGCAACGCGAACGGAGTGGGATTACCTGGCCCGCACCGTCGAGATCGCGATCAAGGCGGGCGCCACGACGATCAACATCCCCGACACCTGCGGCTACACCGCCCCGGTGGAAAGCGCCGACCTGATCCGGCGTTTGATCGACGAGGTTCCCGGCGCAGATGAGATCATCTTCGCGACGCACTGCCACAACGATCTGGGCATGGCGACGGCAAACTCCCTGGCCGCCGTGGCCGGTGGCGCGCGGCAGATCGAGTGCACGATCAACGGCCTTGGCGAACGTGCGGGCAACACGGCGCTTGAAGAGGTCGTGATGGCCATGAAGGTGCGTCACGACATCATGCCCTACACAACGGGCATCGACACGCGCAAAATCATGCACCTGAGCCGCCGCGTGGCCACGGTTTCAGGCTTCAACGTGCAGCCCAACAAGGCGATTGTCGGCAAGAACGCCTTTGCCCACGAAAGCGGCATTCACCAGGACGGGATGCTGAAGTCCGCCGATACGTTCGAGATCATGCGGCCTGAAGACGTGGGGCTGAGTGAAACGAATATCGTCATGGGCAAGCATTCGGGCCGTGCCGCGCTGCGGTCCAAGTTGAAAGATTTGGGCTATGAGTTGGCCGACAACCAGCTCAACGATCTGTTCGTACGGTTCAAGGCGTTGGCGGACCGGAAGAAAGAGGTTTTCGACGACGACCTGATCGCGCTGGTGACCGACGCGGGAAGCGATGGCGAAGGGCATCTGGAGGTCAAGTTCCTGCGGGTGATCTGTGGGACGGAAGCGCCGCAAAGCGCCGACCTGACGTTGCGGGTTGGCGACCAGGACATGCAAGCGACGGCGCAGGGCGATGGCCCCGTGGATGCCGCGTTCAATGCGGTGAAAGAGCTGTACCCCAACGAGGCGGCCCTGCAGTTGTACCAAGTCAGCGCCGTTACGGAAGGCATGGACGCACAGGCGACCGTGACCGTGCGGATCGAGGAAGACGGGCGCATCGCGACGGGCCAGTCTGCAGATACCGATACGGTCGTGGCATCAGTGAAAGCCTACGTCAACGCGCTCAACCGCTTGATCGTGCGGCGCGAGAAGACCGGAACCGACGTGCGCGAGGTGTCCTACAAGGACGTTGGCTGACGCCCGCGCGCACAGGGTTTTGCAAAACCCTGCACAGAGCCTTGCAAGGCTCTGTTCGCCCGCGTCCAATCCCATGCGCCGGGTGCGGAAATCTCTTGCAAGAGATTTTCAAATGCCTTGCAAGGCTTTTGCCCGGCGGCCCCGCGCCGATGCGCCCGCTGCTCGCCCCTTGCCGCCCATGGGGTGCAACGTCTATATGCCGAGTCTCTGGTGGGCATCCTCAGGTAAGGGAGGCCCCTTTTTGAATTGACGAATGGACCCTCGCCCCATGGTCGGATTTTTTAGCAACCTGTTTTCGTCCGATATGGCGATTGACCTCGGGACGGCGAACACGCTGGTTTACGTGCGCGGTCGGGGGGTCATCCTGAACGAACCGTCGGTGGTGGCCTATCAGGTCAAGGACGGCGTGAAGAAGGCACTGGCCTTTGGCGAGGACGCCAAGCTGATGCTGGGGCGGACGCCTGGATCCATTCAGGCCATCCGGCCGATGCGCGACGGGGTCATCGCGGACTTCGACGTCGCCGAAGAGATGATCAAGCACTTCATTTCCAAGGTCCATTCACGCCACACCTTCACCAAGCCCAAGATCATCGTCTGTGTGCCCCACGGCGCCACGCCCGTGGAAAAGCGCGCCATTCGGCAATCCGTTCTTGGCGCGGGCGCGCGCAAGGCGGGCCTGATTGCAGAGCCCATCGCGGCGGCGATTGGCGCGGGCATGCCGATCACGGATCCAACGGGCTCCATGGTCGTGGACATCGGCGGTGGTACGACCGAGGTGGCCGTGCTGTCCCTGGCCGATATCGTTTACGCGCGCTCTGTGCGGGTCGGCGGTGACCGGATGGACGACGCGATTATCAGTTACCTGCGCCGTCAGCATAACCTGTTGATCGGGGAAGCCACAGCAGAGCGGATCAAGACCTCCATCGGCACTGCACGCATGCCCGACGACGGGCGCGGTGCCTCGATGCGCATTCGCGGGCGCGACCTGCTGAACGGGGTGCCCAAAGAGACCGAGATCAGCCAGGCCCAGGTGGCCGAAGCCCTGGCCGAGCCGGTGCAGCAGATATGCGAGGCCGTCATGGGCGCGCTGGAAGCCACCCCGCCCGATCTGGCGGCGGACATCGTGGACCGTGGCGTCATGCTGACGGGCGGTGGCGCGCTTCTGGGAGAGCTGGATCTGGCGCTACGCGAGCAGACGGGCCTTGCCATCAGCGTGGCGGACGAAAGCCTGAACTGCGTGGCTCTCGGCACCGGCAAGGCGTTGGAGTATGAGAATCTGCTCCGCCATGCGATTGATTACGACAGCTAATCGAGCTTTTCTTTCGTTATAGTGCCCCACGGCACATAGCCGCGAAAAGGTGCCCCCATGGCACGCGACAACTACGACGACAGCTATTCCAGACCCGTCCGGCGCTTGCTGTTGGCGGTTCTGGTGCTGTTCCTCCTGGCGCTCGTGCTGGTCTGGCGAATCGACAACCCGCGGGTCGAGCGTATCCGCGCCGCCATTATTGATCGCTACGTGCCCAACATGGAGTGGGTCATGGCACCAGTCAGCGGGATCGCGCGCATGGCGGAAGACTTCCAAAGCTACGCCCGCCTGTTTGAGCAGAACCAGGAGTTGCGGCGCGAGTTGCAGCAGATGCGGGCCTGGCGCGAGGCGGCCTTGCAACTGGAGCAGGAAAACGCCCGGCTGTTGGACCTCAACCGTGTGCAACTGGACCCGGAATTGACGTTCGTGACGGGGATCGTGTTGGCGGACAGTGGGTCGCCCTTCC
It contains:
- a CDS encoding PAS domain-containing protein, which produces MIQCSQSDRAMERLIRWTDGIALPMFVLVLLPDDRLEYVHANAAFAQMTDLPQTLFPGRIAAEIFPARLAERLEANYRRCLRTETPYSYEECLMLEGRDTWWQTSLCKPAGFDGTVVLGVTSSITEAKEREFAAAHSLAELTERFDELRLFSTMAAHDARSPLATVSSLIDLVLEDFDDLGDGKGELLQLASNTVSEALAQISSTLERARSLGAGEDVRTVVDLGRLCGDIAAMVDPEMNLAIEVP
- a CDS encoding ATP-binding protein; this encodes MVQMGVRNLMSNAARFCEHHITVRVCEGRSRDMLMIEVADDGPGLPDGMTLQDLTRKGEARDGVHGFGLSAIAKLVNSRGGAFEVVPPEADNELPGDMSGARFRIVLPGRILSEGTGRSPPKAATQTNTAPVPTH
- a CDS encoding DUF1801 domain-containing protein → MSQAHNKTQATDADVTAFLEAVEHPTRRADGLALDALFQRVSGFKPRMWGPSLVGYGRYDYTYKSGREGSFLATGFSPRKANLSIHIMPGYADYGEMLGRLGKHKKAVSCLYVNKLADIDLDVLEMIIRAGLRDLDAIWPVHPD
- a CDS encoding Tsi3 family protein encodes the protein MSRTTLTRRAVMIGAISMACPARAETWVAFQDHLVALVPPGFHAEMRDDALHVTQTEAVRNPLTMTLRVTADFRLHRQWFPNRRGDIRYTIQNLGGSGSGGPVHELRAMRNAQAPLALIAQRQAESRPDFEIALDLLSSVRRPPG
- a CDS encoding cryptochrome/photolyase family protein — its product is MKPRLILILGDQLSPDIAALREADKSRDIVLMAEVASETDYVPHHPKKIAFLFAAMRKYAEALRADGWQVRYTKLDDPDNAGSIPGEILRACDDASTDEVLATEPGEFRLIAALEEMPIPVHQFPDDRFLCSHADFEDWAEGRKELRMEWFYREMRRKTGLLMDGDKPEGGKWNYDHDNRKPPPGSVDAAPMHFTPDETVEEVLDLVGSRFDNNFGDLKPFWFATDTGQARRALTHWVKTALPRFGDFQDAMMKGERFLYHSIISMYLNAGLLGWREVCEAAENAYRDGHAPLNAVEGFIRQIIGWREYMRGIYFLEGPDYMSRNALDHTRDLPGFYWSGNTDMLCLSEAITQTKEEAYAHHIQRLMVTGNFALLAGIDPHQVHEWYLAVYADAYEWVEAPNVIGMSQFADGGVVGSKPYVSGGNYINKMSDYCKSCRYSVKEKTGEGACPFNALYWNFLIRHEDRFSNNPRMAQMYRTWARMDEGKRDETLTSAKAFLEKLDQGAKV
- a CDS encoding SDR family NAD(P)-dependent oxidoreductase; this translates as MIDALVIGASGGIGQAMVAEMRARGGNVTTVSRSEDGLDVTDAASVDRVLGALEGPFQTVFVATGILAPDGAAPEKQLSAIDAHTMADVFAVNTMGTANILRHLPRLLPKKGRSVAAILTARVGSITDNKIGGWHSYRASKAAANMLIRGAAIELSRTHRDALVTAMHPGTVATPFTADYAAKNKTVPAQDTAKMLCDVMERLEATGTFVDYSGAEIPW
- a CDS encoding 2-isopropylmalate synthase; this translates as MTTDTRVLIFDTTLRDGEQSPGATMSHDEKLEIAGLLDEMGVDIIEAGFPIASEGDFNAVREIAKNSVNSTICGLARANFKDIDRAWDAVKHAKSPRIHTFIGTSPQHRAIPNLTMDEMADKIHETVTHARNLCDNVQWSPMDATRTEWDYLARTVEIAIKAGATTINIPDTCGYTAPVESADLIRRLIDEVPGADEIIFATHCHNDLGMATANSLAAVAGGARQIECTINGLGERAGNTALEEVVMAMKVRHDIMPYTTGIDTRKIMHLSRRVATVSGFNVQPNKAIVGKNAFAHESGIHQDGMLKSADTFEIMRPEDVGLSETNIVMGKHSGRAALRSKLKDLGYELADNQLNDLFVRFKALADRKKEVFDDDLIALVTDAGSDGEGHLEVKFLRVICGTEAPQSADLTLRVGDQDMQATAQGDGPVDAAFNAVKELYPNEAALQLYQVSAVTEGMDAQATVTVRIEEDGRIATGQSADTDTVVASVKAYVNALNRLIVRREKTGTDVREVSYKDVG